The Fragaria vesca subsp. vesca linkage group LG2, FraVesHawaii_1.0, whole genome shotgun sequence genome includes a window with the following:
- the LOC101314724 gene encoding uncharacterized protein LOC101314724 codes for MMFLIPHLILSLITSFYTAVDGRSIISNIEELQLRKELADPVKTIKDKASGNWWLIYAGSMKIGYWPSNLFTDLNGGASILRWGGMGTSSSTQLPLMGSGKAGDSLYMEIAFDDKAASSLDDPPVASLEILETKCYKVGKLYRMADYHGYRFSFGGDGGDVQQCSS; via the exons ATGATGTTTCTTATTCCTCATCTCATACTCTCTCTTATTACTAGTTTCTATACGGCGGTGGACGGAAGATCTATTATATCGAATATTGAAGAATTGCAATTGAGAAAGGAACTTGCTGATCCTGTGAAGACCATCAAG GATAAAGCGTCAGGAAATTGGTGGCTCATCTATGCTGGCTCTATGAAAATTGGGTATTGGCCAAGCAACCTATTCACTGACTTAAATGGCGGTGCTAGTATTCTTCGATGGGGAGGTATGGGTACGAGTAGCTCCACACAACTACCACTGATGGGAAGTGGCAAAGCTGGTGACTCCCTCTATATGGAAATAGCATTTGACGATAAAGCGGCGTCATCTCTAGATGACCCTCCAGTTGCATCATTGGAAATATTGGAGACAAAATGCTATAAAGTTGGAAAGCTTTATAGAATGGCTGATTACCATGGTTACAGGTTCTCGTTTGGAGGCGATGGTGGAGATGTGCAACAATGTTCATCATGA